The DNA segment GGGGCGGGTGACGATCTCGACCAGCGGGATGCCCGCCCGGTTGAAGTCGATCAGCGAGTGGTCGGCGCCGTGGATGCGCCCGGTGGAGCCACCGACGTGCAGGTTCTTGCCGGTGTCCTCCTCGAGGTGCACGCGCTCGATCTCGACCCGGTAGGTCTCGCCGTCGACCTCGACGTCGAGGTGGCCGGCGATGCACAGCGGCTCGTCGTACTGGCTGGTCTGGAAGCCCTTGGGGATGTCCGGGTAGAAGTAGTTCTTCCGGGCGAACCGCGACCAGCTCGCGATCCGGCAGCCCAGCGCCAGGCCGATCTGGATGGTCGACTCGACGGCGGCGGCGTTGGCCACCGGCAGCGAGCCGGGCATGCCCAGGCAGACAGGGCAGGTGTGCGTGTTCGGCTCGGCGCCGAACGTGGTCGCGCAGCCGCAGAACATCTTCGAGGCGGTGCCCAGCTCGACGTGGGTCTCCAGCCCGATGACCGGCTCGTAGCGGGTCAGGAGCTCGTCGTAGTCGACCAGGCGGTCACCGGCGGTCAGTGTCATGTGCGGTCCTCAGGGGTCGGCCGGCCGACGGGCGGGATGGAGCGGAAGGCGAGCAGGGCGGCTCCGCCGGTCAGCACGCCGAGGACGATGAAGACGGCGAACACCGCCTCCCCGGTGACCGCCCAGCCGACCACGCCGACCACGATGACGAAGACGGTGAGGGCCCAGGCGGCCTTCAGCGGACCGGTCACGCGGCGCCCGCCGGGGTGGGCAGCTCGTCGAGGAGCCGGTGGCCGCGGGCGGCGTCCTGCGCCGCCTCGAGCGCGGCGGCCACCCGGTAGCAGCGGTCGTCGGCGAGCGCCGGCGCCATGACCTGCAGGCCGACCGGGAGCCCCTCGGACAGCCCGCTGGGCACCGAGATGGCGGGCAGGCCGGCCAGGCTCGCCGGCAGCGTGCACAGGTCGGCGGCGTACATCGCGATCGGGTCGTCGACCCGGGCGCCGATCGGGAACGCGACGGTCGGCATGGTGGGGCTGACCAGCACGTCGACGTCGGCGAAGGCCGCGGTGAACTCGCGGGTGATCAACGTGCGGACCTTCTGCGCCTGCCCGTAGTAGGCCTCGTAGTAGCCGCTGGACAGCGCGTAGGTGCCGAGGATGATCCGGCGCTTCACCTCGGGGCCGAAGCCCTGCTCGCGGGTGAGGGCCATGACGTCGTCGAGGTCGCGGCTGCCGTCGTCCCCGGCGCGCAGGCCGAAGCGGACCCCCTCGTAGCGGGCCAGGTTGGACGAGGCCTCGCTGGGCGCGATCAGGTAGTAGGCCGGCAGCGCCAGGTCGAAGGAGGGGCAGGAGACCTCGACGACCTCGGCGCCCAGCCCGGCGAGCACCTCGACGGCCTCCCGGGTGCGGGCCAGCACGCCGGGCTCGTAGCCGTCGGTGTGGCCGTCGCCGCCCAGCTCCCGGACGACGCCCACCCGGACGCCGCGCAGGTCACCGGCCGCGCCGGCGCGGGCGGCGTCGACGAGCCCGGTCAGCGGCGCGGCGATGCTGGTGGAGTCCCGCGGGTCGTGGCCGCCGATGACCTCGTGCATCAGCGCGGCGTCGAGCACGGTCCGGGCCATCGGGCCGGCCTGGTCGAGGCTGGAGGAGAAGGCGATCAGGCCGTAGCGGGACACCGAGCCGTAGGTGGGCTTGTGCCCGACCAGGCCGGTGACCGCGGCCGGCTGCCGGATCGAGCCGCCGGTGTCGGTGCCGATCGCCCAGGGCGCGAGGTGGCCGGCGACCGCGGCGGAGGACCCACCGGACGAGCCGCCGGGGATCCGGTCGAGGTCCCAGGGGTTGCGGGTCACGCCGTAGGCGGAGTTCTCGGTGGAGGAGCCCATCGCGAACTCGTCCATGTTGGTCTTGCCCAGCAGCACGGTGCCGGCGTCTGCGAGCCGGGTGGCGATCGTGGCGCTGTACGGCGGCCGCCAGCCCTCGAGGATCTTCGAGCCGCTGGTGGTCGGCACGCCCTCGGTGACGACCAGGTCCTTGAGTGCGACGGGGACCCCGGCCAGCGGGCCCAGCTCGTCGCCGCGGGCGCGGGCCTCGTCGACGGCGGTCGCGGCGGTGACTGCGCCGGTCTCCTCGACGTGCAGGTAGGCGCCCAGCCGGCCGTCCTCGGCGGCGATCCGGTCCAGGTGCGCGCGGGTCACCTCGACCGCGCTCACCTCCCCGGCGGTCAGCAGCCGGCCGAGCTCGGCGGCATCGACGGTGGTGAGGTCGGTCACTCCTCTTCCCCCAGGATGCGCGGGACGCGGAAGCGGCCGTCCTCGGCGGCGGGCGCGCCGGCCAGCACCGCGTCGCGCGGCAGGCTCGGCGTCACCTCGTCGGCGCGCAGCACGTTGGTGAGCGGGACGGCGTGCGACATCGGCGGGACGTCGGCCACCGCGGCCTCCCCGACCCGCGCCACCGCGGCCAGCACCTGGTCGAGCTGGCCGGCGAACCGGTCGAGCTCCTCGTCGGTGACCGCCAGGCGCGACAGCCGCGCGAGGTGCGCCACGTCGTCCCGCGAGATGGTGCTCATGCTGCGCCGTCCATGCTGGGTCAGGACCCTCTTCCGTGTCGATCCAGGAACCTCGTCACTCTACGCGGGAGCCGCTCCCGGCCCGATCGCGCGGCGGGGCTGGTCCCCGGGCCCGCGATGCGAGAGGCTGGGCCCTGTTCACGATCGACGTCGATCGGCCGCGCAGCACGGCACCGGAGGGATCCGTGTCCTATCTCTTGCGGCTGGTCGTACCCGACCGGCCCGGCACGCTCGGCGCGGTCGCGACCGCGCTCGGCGCCGCCGGCATCGACATCGTCTCCGTCGACGTCCTGGAACGGGGAAACGGCGTGGCCGTGGACGACGTCGTGGTGGAGCTCCCGGCCGACCGGGTGGCCGACAGCCTGATCACCGCGGCGACCGCCGTGCCCGGGGTGCAGGTCGAGTCGCTCCGCCCGTTCGCCGGCCCGCTGGACACCCACCGCGAGCTGGACCTGCTGGAGGCGCTCGCGCCCGCCGGGGTCGGCACCGCGAAGGTGCTCGCCGCCGAGCTCCCCCGGGTGTTCCGCAGCGGCTGGGCGGTGGTGCTGGCCGGCAGCGGCACCGACGTCACCCTGCTGGCCGCCTCCGACGCCGCGCCCGCGCTGGAGGGCCTCGAGCTGCCGTGGCTGCCGCTGCGGACGCCGATGCTGCTGCCCAGCGACGCGGACTGGGTGCCCGAGCGGTGGCAGGAGATGGCCGTGGAGATGATGGCCGCGCCGTTGGACCCCGACGGCGCGGCGGTGCTGCTCGGACGTTCCGGCGGGCCGGCGTTCCGCCGCTCCGAGCTGCTCCGGCTGGCGCACCTCACCGGGCTCGCGGCCACCGTCGCCCGGCTGCCCCCCGCGTAGTCGAAGGACCCCGCTGCCCCCCGCCACTCGCACGCTCGCGGCGGGACCCTGCAGCGGGGCCGATCAGCCTTCGGCTGACCCGTCGCCGATGGTGGCCACCTCGCGGGCGGCCTCCGGGCCCTGCTCCAGCAGCACCGCGAAGCCGTCGTCGTCCAGGATCGGCGCCTTGACCTGCACGGCCTTGTCGTACTTGCTGCCGGGGTCAGCACCGACGACGACGAAGCCGGTCTTCTTGGAGACCGAGCCGGTCACCTTGCCGCCGCGCTCCTGGATGGCGGCGATCGCGGAGTCGCGGCTGTGGTCGCGGAGCGACCCGGTGACGACGACGGTGATCCCGGTCAGCGGGCCCGGGCCCGCCTCCTCGCCCTCGTCGGCCATCCGGACGCCGGCCTGGCGCCACTTCTCGACCACGTCGCGGTGCCAGTCGACGGCGAACCAGTCCCGGACCGCGGTGGCGATGGTCGGACCGACGCCCTCGGCCGCGGCGAGCTCCTCCTCGCCCGCCTCCTGCAGCCGGTCCATCGAGCGGAACTCCCGGGCCAGCGCCTGCGCGGCGGTGGGGCCGACGTGCCGGATGGACAGCGCGACCAGCACGCGCCAGAGCGGGACGTCCTTGCGGGTCTGCAGGTTGGCGAGCAGCTTCTGCCCGTTGGCCGACAGGGTGCCGTCCTTCTTGGTGAAGAAGTCGGTGCGGCGCAGGGCGTCCTCGTCGAGGAAGAAGACGTCGCCCTCGTCGGTGAGCAGGTGGCTCTCCAGCAGTGCGATGGCCGCCTCGTAGCCGAGCACCTCGATGTCGAAGGCGCCCCGGCCGGCGACGTGGAACACCCGCTCCCGGAGCTGGGCGGGGCAGGACCGGGCGTTCGGGCAGCGGATGTCGGCGTCGCCCTCCTTCTCGGGGCGGAGCTCGGTGCCGCACTCGGGGCAGTGCGTGGGGAAGACGAACTCCCGCTCGGAGCCGTCGCGGGCGGCGACGACCGGACCGAGGACCTCGGGGATGACGTCGCCGGCCTTGCGGATGACGACGGTGTCGCCGATCAGCACGCCCTTGCGCTTGACCTCGCTGGCGTTGTGCAGCGTGGCGAGCTGGACGGTGGAGCCGGCGACCTTGACCGGCTCCATGTAGGCGAACGGGGTGACCCGACCGGTGCGGCCGACGTTGACGCGGATGTCGTGCAGCTTGGTCGTCGCCTCCTCCGGCGGGTACTTGAAGGCGATGGCCCAGCGGGGGGCGCGGCTGGTGGACCCGAGCCGGCGCTGCAGGGAGACCTGGTCGATCTTGACCACGACGCCGTCGATCTCGTGCTCGACCGAGTGCCGCTGCTCGCGGTAGCGCTCGATGTAGGCCCACACGCCCTCGAGGTCGTCGACCACCTCGTAGCGGGAGCTGGTGGGCAGGCCCCAGGACCGCAGCTGCTCGTAGGCGGCGGACTGGGTGGCCGGCTCGAAGCCGCGCCGGGCGCCGATGCCGTGGACCACCATCGTCAGCGGGCGCTTGGCGGTCTCGCGCGCGTCCTTCTGCCGCAGCGACCCGGCGGCGGCGTTGCGCGGGTTGGCGAACGGGGCCTTGCCGGCCTCGACCAGGCCGGCGTTGACCTCGGCGAAGGCGGCGACCGGGAAGTAGACCTCGCCGCGCACCTCGAGGAAGTCGGGGACGTCGTCACCGCTCAGCTGCTGCGGGACCGAGGCCATGGTGCGGAC comes from the Modestobacter italicus genome and includes:
- the gatA gene encoding Asp-tRNA(Asn)/Glu-tRNA(Gln) amidotransferase subunit GatA encodes the protein MTDLTTVDAAELGRLLTAGEVSAVEVTRAHLDRIAAEDGRLGAYLHVEETGAVTAATAVDEARARGDELGPLAGVPVALKDLVVTEGVPTTSGSKILEGWRPPYSATIATRLADAGTVLLGKTNMDEFAMGSSTENSAYGVTRNPWDLDRIPGGSSGGSSAAVAGHLAPWAIGTDTGGSIRQPAAVTGLVGHKPTYGSVSRYGLIAFSSSLDQAGPMARTVLDAALMHEVIGGHDPRDSTSIAAPLTGLVDAARAGAAGDLRGVRVGVVRELGGDGHTDGYEPGVLARTREAVEVLAGLGAEVVEVSCPSFDLALPAYYLIAPSEASSNLARYEGVRFGLRAGDDGSRDLDDVMALTREQGFGPEVKRRIILGTYALSSGYYEAYYGQAQKVRTLITREFTAAFADVDVLVSPTMPTVAFPIGARVDDPIAMYAADLCTLPASLAGLPAISVPSGLSEGLPVGLQVMAPALADDRCYRVAAALEAAQDAARGHRLLDELPTPAGAA
- the gatC gene encoding Asp-tRNA(Asn)/Glu-tRNA(Gln) amidotransferase subunit GatC, whose product is MSTISRDDVAHLARLSRLAVTDEELDRFAGQLDQVLAAVARVGEAAVADVPPMSHAVPLTNVLRADEVTPSLPRDAVLAGAPAAEDGRFRVPRILGEEE
- a CDS encoding ACT domain-containing protein codes for the protein MSYLLRLVVPDRPGTLGAVATALGAAGIDIVSVDVLERGNGVAVDDVVVELPADRVADSLITAATAVPGVQVESLRPFAGPLDTHRELDLLEALAPAGVGTAKVLAAELPRVFRSGWAVVLAGSGTDVTLLAASDAAPALEGLELPWLPLRTPMLLPSDADWVPERWQEMAVEMMAAPLDPDGAAVLLGRSGGPAFRRSELLRLAHLTGLAATVARLPPA
- the ligA gene encoding NAD-dependent DNA ligase LigA is translated as MSTEAEVEQEAVDGVDQPSVGAAVDREDLTQVPDDARTRHRDLSEELDGYAFAYYVQDAPLVSDGQYDELMGELKALEAAHPALVTPESPSQKVNGGFGATFAPVTHPERMQSLDNVFSSDELSAWADRAVRDAGAGTSWLCELKVDGLAIDLVYERGRLTGAATRGDGTTGEDVTANVRTMASVPQQLSGDDVPDFLEVRGEVYFPVAAFAEVNAGLVEAGKAPFANPRNAAAGSLRQKDARETAKRPLTMVVHGIGARRGFEPATQSAAYEQLRSWGLPTSSRYEVVDDLEGVWAYIERYREQRHSVEHEIDGVVVKIDQVSLQRRLGSTSRAPRWAIAFKYPPEEATTKLHDIRVNVGRTGRVTPFAYMEPVKVAGSTVQLATLHNASEVKRKGVLIGDTVVIRKAGDVIPEVLGPVVAARDGSEREFVFPTHCPECGTELRPEKEGDADIRCPNARSCPAQLRERVFHVAGRGAFDIEVLGYEAAIALLESHLLTDEGDVFFLDEDALRRTDFFTKKDGTLSANGQKLLANLQTRKDVPLWRVLVALSIRHVGPTAAQALAREFRSMDRLQEAGEEELAAAEGVGPTIATAVRDWFAVDWHRDVVEKWRQAGVRMADEGEEAGPGPLTGITVVVTGSLRDHSRDSAIAAIQERGGKVTGSVSKKTGFVVVGADPGSKYDKAVQVKAPILDDDGFAVLLEQGPEAAREVATIGDGSAEG